ATGGTGATTGCGCATTATTTCCCGGAGTACGAACAGGAGATCAAAAAGGCGCTCCCCTTAGAAAAATAACCTTGCGCAGGCTGGGAACCTTCGCAAAATTACGTTCCACTTTTTAACCGGGAACAGGCCCATTTCATATCCGTTGCGGCTACTCCGTTTCGAATATCTTGGTTAATTCGTCCTGTTCAAATTTCGGGGCCTTTTCCACGTCATTTCCACGCCGAAATACCACTCCCTGCCCGGGAGGCAAAACCGTGCCAATAATTTCTGCCGAAATCCCTTCTTCTTTGAGCGCCTTGACCACCACATCGGCATCCACCGGATCGGTTACGATGATCAGCGCCCCCGAAGCGATGACACCCAGCGGATCCAGCTGAAAATAGTCACACAACTGCCTTGCCGCTTCTAAAACCGGAATTTTCTCCGGCAGAATTTCCAGGCTGACTTTCGCTGCCCGGGTCAATTCGTGCAACCCGGTTAACAATCCGCCTTCCGTGGGATCGTGCATGCCGTGAATGCGAGCCACACGGGTGGCAATTTGGGCATCCTTCAAAACACTGATTCCAGGCTCGTGAAGAAAATTTTTGGCCCTTTTCAGGAACTTCTCACCGAATTTTTTTAAGATCTCCTCTTCCCGCTCCCTGGCCAGGATGGACACTCCTTCGATGGCGATTCCTTTGGTTAGAATAACCAGGTCACCTGCCTGAATGGCCTCCGGCCGCACCAATTTGTTCCGCTGAACGTCCCCGAGCATCTGTCCCACAACAATCGGCCGATCAATGCCCGTGGTGATTTCCGTGTGCCCGCCAATCAACCCAATTTTTAACATCTTGCAGGTAGTCGAAATCTGGCTCATGATGCTCTCAAT
This genomic window from Calditrichota bacterium contains:
- a CDS encoding hydrogenase expression/formation protein, coding for MKSNTLPIGKLQIEHLDKLLQKYSISDDRVIVGAGIGRDAAVIDWGEKYLVAKTDPITFVTDEIGFYAVTINANDIACTGGTPRWFMATLLLPEKDTNPELIESIMSQISTTCKMLKIGLIGGHTEITTGIDRPIVVGQMLGDVQRNKLVRPEAIQAGDLVILTKGIAIEGVSILAREREEEILKKFGEKFLKRAKNFLHEPGISVLKDAQIATRVARIHGMHDPTEGGLLTGLHELTRAAKVSLEILPEKIPVLEAARQLCDYFQLDPLGVIASGALIIVTDPVDADVVVKALKEEGISAEIIGTVLPPGQGVVFRRGNDVEKAPKFEQDELTKIFETE